One region of Mycolicibacterium rhodesiae NBB3 genomic DNA includes:
- a CDS encoding acyl-CoA dehydrogenase family protein, translating into MDFSYPAEVEPFRKDLRSWLSANLTDAVRAADRERGRDGKAFETLRAWDAAVADAGWGAVSWPQEYGGRGATVLEQLVYAEETTRARAPMPLNVIGMNNIAPAIMQYGTDDQMRRLLPRMLRADDIWCQGMSEPEAGSDLASLRTRAARDGDDFVVNGQKIWTSLGHRADWCQLYVRTDPDASKHKGISCLIVDMKSPGIEVRPLVTINGAADFAEVFFTDVRVPADALLGPLNAGWQVATTTLSHERAGAARLYAQMEMQLADLVADLANHVVDGRPALENSATLCRLGEVAVRIKYLELLCKRSISAMLHGGDALGSASLAKSVWAELGQHLAELAFDVFGPLGSGGRWVDRRLSSRSLTIAGGTTQINKGITATRVLGLPRQ; encoded by the coding sequence GTGGACTTCTCATATCCGGCGGAGGTGGAGCCGTTCCGCAAGGACCTGCGTAGCTGGCTGTCGGCGAACCTGACCGACGCGGTCCGTGCCGCCGACCGGGAGCGCGGGCGTGACGGCAAGGCATTCGAGACGCTGCGTGCATGGGATGCCGCGGTGGCAGACGCGGGGTGGGGCGCGGTCTCCTGGCCGCAGGAGTACGGTGGCCGCGGAGCGACGGTACTCGAGCAGTTGGTCTACGCCGAGGAGACGACGCGGGCGCGGGCTCCCATGCCGCTCAACGTGATCGGCATGAACAACATCGCGCCCGCAATCATGCAGTATGGGACTGACGATCAGATGCGCCGGCTGCTCCCCCGGATGTTGCGCGCCGACGACATCTGGTGCCAGGGCATGTCCGAACCCGAAGCGGGTTCCGACCTGGCGTCGCTGCGGACCCGCGCAGCGCGCGACGGCGACGATTTCGTCGTCAACGGCCAGAAGATCTGGACGTCGTTGGGCCACCGCGCCGACTGGTGCCAGTTGTATGTGCGCACCGACCCCGACGCCTCCAAACACAAGGGAATCTCCTGTCTCATCGTTGACATGAAGTCACCGGGCATCGAGGTGCGGCCGCTGGTGACGATCAACGGCGCCGCCGACTTCGCCGAGGTGTTCTTCACCGATGTGCGGGTCCCCGCCGATGCGCTGCTCGGTCCGCTCAACGCGGGCTGGCAGGTCGCCACCACGACATTGAGTCACGAACGGGCGGGTGCGGCACGGCTGTATGCACAGATGGAGATGCAGCTCGCGGACCTCGTCGCCGATCTTGCAAACCACGTCGTCGACGGCAGGCCTGCGCTGGAGAACAGTGCGACGTTGTGTCGCCTCGGCGAGGTCGCCGTGCGCATCAAGTACCTCGAGTTGTTGTGCAAGCGCTCGATATCGGCGATGTTGCACGGTGGCGACGCATTGGGCTCGGCCAGCCTGGCGAAGAGTGTGTGGGCCGAACTGGGTCAGCACCTCGCCGAGCTGGCGTTCGACGTATTCGGGCCGCTCGGCAGCGGTGGGCGATGGGTGGACCGCCGACTCTCGTCGCGCTCGTTGACGATCGCCGGTGGGACGACCCAGATCAACAAGGGAATCACCGCGACGCGAGTGTTAGGCCTGCCCCGGCAATGA
- a CDS encoding mycofactocin-coupled SDR family oxidoreductase: MGRVTGKVALVSGAARGQGRSHARTLAAEGADIIAVDICADIETNDYPLARPEDLDETARLVEKEGQRAHTEIADVRDRVGLAAAIDRGVEEFGQLDIVVANAGICPMTAGLPPQAFVDAVDVDLIGVMNLIHASMKHLHAGASVIATGSVAAFMATAVNTAGMEGGPGGAGYAFAKQVVAHYVNDLARTLAPEQIRVNAVHPTNVNTDMLHSPPMYKAFRPDLDNPTREDAEIVFPMIQGMPIPYVEPEDISEAVLFLASDAARYVTGQQLRVDAGGYLKIKPWSGV; this comes from the coding sequence ATGGGCAGGGTGACGGGCAAAGTGGCCCTGGTCAGCGGAGCTGCGCGCGGCCAAGGGCGTTCACACGCGCGGACGCTGGCCGCCGAGGGTGCCGACATCATCGCCGTCGACATCTGCGCTGACATCGAGACCAACGACTACCCTCTGGCGCGGCCCGAGGACCTCGACGAGACCGCGAGGCTGGTCGAGAAGGAAGGCCAGCGCGCACACACCGAGATCGCCGACGTCCGCGACCGCGTCGGCCTCGCCGCGGCGATCGACCGCGGTGTCGAGGAGTTCGGCCAGCTCGACATCGTGGTCGCCAACGCCGGCATCTGCCCGATGACCGCCGGACTGCCCCCGCAGGCGTTCGTCGATGCTGTCGACGTCGACCTCATCGGGGTCATGAACCTCATCCACGCCAGCATGAAGCATCTGCACGCGGGGGCATCCGTCATCGCCACTGGATCGGTGGCCGCGTTCATGGCCACCGCGGTCAACACCGCCGGTATGGAAGGCGGACCGGGCGGCGCAGGGTATGCCTTCGCCAAACAGGTTGTCGCACATTACGTCAACGATCTCGCCCGCACGCTGGCGCCGGAGCAGATCCGCGTCAACGCGGTGCACCCGACCAATGTCAACACCGACATGCTGCACAGCCCACCGATGTACAAGGCATTCCGGCCGGATCTGGACAACCCGACCCGCGAGGATGCCGAAATCGTGTTCCCGATGATCCAGGGGATGCCGATTCCCTACGTCGAGCCTGAAGACATCAGCGAGGCGGTGCTGTTCCTGGCCAGCGACGCCGCCCGTTACGTCACCGGTCAGCAGTTGCGTGTCGACGCCGGTGGCTACCTGAAGATCAAGCCGTGGTCGGGCGTGTAG
- a CDS encoding DUF4286 family protein, producing the protein MARGIMYVETMPVSADREAEYHKWYNDTHLEQILSVEGIVSARRFAPTDGDGPFIAIYELDCDDLDAAVVRLGELGASGTMTGLENLAMDPKPIPKVYREIGSLGP; encoded by the coding sequence ATGGCAAGGGGAATCATGTATGTGGAGACGATGCCGGTCTCGGCGGATCGTGAAGCGGAGTACCACAAGTGGTACAACGACACACATCTGGAGCAGATCCTCTCGGTGGAGGGCATCGTCTCCGCGCGCCGGTTCGCGCCGACCGACGGCGACGGCCCTTTCATCGCGATCTACGAACTCGACTGCGACGACCTCGATGCGGCTGTCGTGCGACTGGGCGAACTCGGCGCCAGCGGGACCATGACCGGTCTGGAGAACCTCGCCATGGACCCGAAGCCGATTCCCAAGGTATACCGCGAGATCGGATCGTTGGGCCCGTGA
- a CDS encoding thiamine pyrophosphate-dependent dehydrogenase E1 component subunit alpha yields the protein MVLMKSADDRLSKGIGTGEFMCVYWPSRGQEAIGAAMGVALRDDDQLVTTYRGLHDLIGKGVPLEEIYGEMMGRTVGASRGKGGTMHIAKPENGVMFATGIVGAGPPVAVGLAMAAKRKGLDRVTVVSFGDGATNTGSFHEAANMAALWNLPTVFVCQNNLFAEMTPTRDTMKLERVADRAAGYGMPGVQVDGNDPLAVLDVLAEAIGKARNGEGPTFIECVTFRFRGHYFGDRMPYIPKEQLATAMDADPVPRFRKYLIDNGVCTDEELSEIDEGALIKVEQALDVVKAAEAPTIDELDRDVYASPIRYPV from the coding sequence ATGGTGTTGATGAAATCCGCCGACGATCGGCTCTCGAAGGGCATCGGGACCGGCGAGTTCATGTGCGTGTACTGGCCGTCGCGCGGCCAAGAGGCGATAGGCGCCGCGATGGGCGTCGCGCTGCGCGACGACGACCAGTTGGTGACGACCTATCGCGGGCTGCATGATCTCATCGGCAAAGGCGTTCCGCTGGAGGAGATCTACGGCGAGATGATGGGGCGCACCGTCGGCGCCAGCCGCGGCAAGGGTGGCACCATGCACATCGCCAAACCCGAGAACGGCGTGATGTTCGCGACGGGCATCGTCGGGGCCGGGCCGCCGGTGGCGGTCGGGCTCGCGATGGCGGCCAAACGTAAAGGTCTGGACCGAGTCACGGTCGTCAGTTTCGGTGACGGTGCCACGAATACCGGTTCCTTCCACGAGGCCGCGAACATGGCCGCACTGTGGAACTTGCCAACCGTCTTCGTCTGCCAGAACAACCTCTTCGCGGAGATGACCCCGACCCGGGACACCATGAAACTCGAGCGAGTCGCCGACCGCGCGGCCGGTTACGGCATGCCCGGTGTTCAGGTGGACGGCAACGACCCGCTCGCTGTTCTCGATGTGCTTGCCGAGGCGATCGGCAAGGCACGCAACGGCGAGGGGCCCACCTTCATCGAGTGTGTGACGTTCCGTTTCCGCGGACACTACTTCGGCGACCGGATGCCCTACATTCCCAAGGAGCAACTTGCGACGGCCATGGACGCCGATCCGGTGCCGCGTTTCCGGAAGTACTTGATAGACAACGGTGTCTGCACCGACGAGGAGCTCAGCGAAATCGACGAAGGTGCACTCATCAAGGTGGAGCAGGCGCTCGACGTAGTCAAGGCCGCCGAGGCGCCCACCATCGACGAACTCGACCGCGACGTGTACGCGTCCCCGATCCGCTACCCGGTCTGA
- a CDS encoding alpha-ketoacid dehydrogenase subunit beta, with protein MAEKEMTMREALNLALDQALAADERVFLLGEDIADPGASGPTAGLSTKYGHDRVMDTPISEAAIVGAAIGAAIDGLLPVAEIMIMDFIGIAADQLINSAAKLRFMTAGRTTAPITVRTQVYGGLGTGATHSQTLEAWFMHIPGMKVIVPSTPRDGKGLLTSAIFDEDPCLFVETIRLQGQKGSVPTDPGFSIPLGQADIKRAGSDVTLISYGRSVLECLKAAKQLQQQEINAEVVDLRTLVPLDIDTIVESVRRTRRAVVVHDAVQFAGPGAEIVATLQAECFAELTAPIERVGARFVPTPAAAALEAQLYPSPTRIVNAVQRTLATAGAHG; from the coding sequence ATGGCTGAGAAGGAAATGACCATGCGCGAGGCACTGAACCTCGCGCTCGACCAGGCCTTGGCTGCCGACGAACGGGTTTTCCTGCTCGGCGAGGACATCGCCGATCCCGGTGCGTCCGGTCCGACCGCAGGCCTGTCGACGAAGTATGGACACGACCGGGTCATGGACACCCCGATCTCGGAGGCCGCCATTGTCGGCGCCGCCATCGGCGCCGCGATCGACGGACTGCTGCCGGTCGCCGAGATCATGATCATGGATTTCATCGGCATCGCAGCCGACCAGCTGATCAACAGCGCCGCCAAGCTGCGGTTCATGACTGCGGGGCGGACGACGGCGCCGATCACCGTGCGTACGCAGGTGTACGGCGGACTGGGCACCGGGGCAACGCATTCCCAGACGTTGGAAGCCTGGTTCATGCACATCCCGGGGATGAAGGTCATCGTCCCGTCGACACCGCGCGACGGTAAGGGCCTGTTGACTTCGGCCATCTTCGACGAAGACCCGTGTCTGTTCGTCGAAACCATCCGCCTGCAGGGGCAAAAAGGATCGGTACCAACCGATCCCGGATTCTCGATTCCGCTCGGGCAGGCCGACATCAAGCGCGCCGGATCCGATGTCACCCTCATCAGCTACGGGCGTAGCGTGCTCGAATGCCTGAAAGCCGCCAAACAGCTGCAGCAACAGGAGATCAACGCCGAAGTCGTCGACCTACGCACACTGGTGCCGTTGGACATCGACACCATCGTCGAGTCGGTGCGCCGGACCCGGCGGGCGGTCGTCGTGCACGACGCGGTGCAGTTCGCGGGCCCGGGGGCCGAGATCGTCGCGACGCTGCAGGCCGAATGCTTCGCCGAACTCACCGCACCGATCGAGCGGGTGGGCGCGCGATTCGTGCCGACGCCGGCAGCGGCGGCGCTGGAGGCGCAGCTTTACCCGTCGCCGACCCGAATAGTCAATGCCGTACAGCGGACGCTGGCCACCGCGGGCGCGCATGGCTGA
- a CDS encoding lipoyl domain-containing protein, translating to MADFVIRIPRTSVAVSEAELTELLVEDGQHVEEGSPLFTVATEKVEQEIEAGASGTVQWTGEIGTTYDIGAEIGRIQDI from the coding sequence ATGGCTGACTTCGTCATTCGCATCCCGCGAACATCGGTCGCGGTCTCTGAGGCGGAGCTGACAGAGCTGCTGGTCGAGGACGGCCAACACGTGGAGGAGGGCAGTCCGCTCTTCACCGTGGCCACCGAAAAAGTGGAACAAGAGATCGAAGCGGGAGCTTCGGGCACCGTGCAGTGGACCGGCGAGATCGGAACAACCTACGACATCGGCGCCGAAATCGGACGGATTCAGGACATCTAA
- a CDS encoding enoyl-CoA hydratase/isomerase family protein: MDINETRERIIFEKSGPIAKITLNWPEKANAQDQKQVEEIDDALRDADRDYDIKVLILKANGKGFCSGHAIGNNAVDYPEFVEGFKATGMPWKPQTDLFVKPILNLWEFSKPTISQIHGYCVGGGTHYGLTTDIAIASEDAYFSYPPLQGFGMPSGECSIEPWVFMNWRRASYYLYTAENVDAKKALEYGLINEVVKREDLEARVEAIARHIAQAPLTTLLATKANIKRAWEMMGMRVHWQSSNDLVALASVSRDVQELIQRVFADKILPSEMAERQAAASKNGDAAT, from the coding sequence ATGGACATCAACGAGACACGCGAACGGATCATCTTCGAAAAGAGCGGTCCCATCGCGAAGATCACCCTGAACTGGCCGGAGAAGGCCAACGCCCAGGACCAGAAGCAGGTCGAGGAGATCGACGATGCGCTTCGTGATGCCGACCGCGATTACGACATCAAGGTGCTGATCCTTAAGGCCAACGGCAAGGGCTTCTGTTCGGGGCACGCAATCGGCAACAACGCCGTGGACTATCCGGAGTTCGTCGAGGGCTTCAAGGCCACCGGCATGCCGTGGAAGCCCCAGACCGACCTGTTCGTCAAGCCGATCCTGAACCTCTGGGAGTTCTCCAAGCCCACGATCTCGCAGATCCACGGGTACTGCGTCGGTGGCGGCACGCATTACGGACTGACCACCGACATCGCGATCGCTTCCGAGGACGCCTACTTCTCGTATCCGCCACTGCAGGGGTTCGGGATGCCATCGGGTGAATGCTCCATCGAGCCATGGGTTTTCATGAACTGGCGGCGCGCCTCCTATTACCTCTACACGGCCGAAAACGTCGACGCGAAGAAGGCACTCGAGTACGGCCTCATCAACGAGGTGGTCAAGCGCGAAGATCTGGAGGCGCGGGTGGAGGCGATCGCCCGTCACATCGCCCAGGCTCCGCTCACCACGCTGCTGGCCACCAAGGCCAACATCAAGCGGGCCTGGGAGATGATGGGGATGCGCGTGCATTGGCAGAGTTCCAACGACCTCGTCGCACTCGCGTCGGTCAGCAGGGACGTCCAGGAACTCATCCAGCGGGTGTTCGCGGACAAGATTCTGCCGTCGGAGATGGCCGAGCGTCAGGCGGCCGCGTCCAAGAACGGCGATGCCGCCACGTAA
- a CDS encoding acyl-CoA synthetase has translation MNISDHAAGAPDSPALIVDDGTTISYAGLFAGSQRIAALLYDAGLRPGDGVALVVPNRPEFFEITWGCQLSGLYYSAVNTHFTADEVAYVIADSEAKAVFIDESMVDLAAYVRKANPRVEVHISVGAALPGWTAYAEALASAGDAPPVSDGTEMLYSSGTTGRPKAVRRPLPTDGQGSWAQKVLEYSLGQRYDLDSSSVYLSPAPLYHAAGINYTMAVHRVGAASVLMRKFDAEAVLRLIEKHRVTHAQFVPTMFVRMLKLPETVRTAYDLSSLRCVIHAAAPCPVDVKYKMMEWIGPIIHEYYGGTEGFAGTGIGPEEWLAHPGSVGKPITPVHVLDDDGVEVPTGTAGELFFEGGPAFEYFKDPEKTASVSNDRGWRSLGDMGFVDDDGYLFLTDRSTFMIVSGGVNIYPQEVENLLVMHPKLVDAAVFGVPNDEFGEEVKAVVQPIAGLDAGPALEAELIEYCRARLATYKCPRTIEFDPELPRDPNGKLYKRRIRDRYWQGRTSRIV, from the coding sequence GTGAACATCTCCGACCATGCGGCTGGAGCGCCGGATTCGCCGGCCCTGATCGTCGACGACGGCACGACGATTTCGTACGCCGGTTTGTTCGCGGGCAGCCAGCGGATAGCTGCACTGCTGTACGACGCCGGGCTCCGGCCGGGCGACGGCGTGGCACTGGTGGTGCCGAACCGTCCGGAGTTCTTCGAGATCACCTGGGGCTGCCAGCTTTCCGGGTTGTACTACAGCGCGGTCAACACGCACTTCACGGCGGACGAGGTCGCCTACGTCATAGCCGACTCCGAAGCCAAGGCCGTGTTCATCGACGAGTCGATGGTGGACCTGGCGGCGTATGTGCGCAAGGCCAATCCGAGGGTCGAGGTCCACATCAGCGTCGGCGCCGCGCTACCAGGCTGGACCGCGTACGCCGAGGCGCTGGCATCCGCGGGTGACGCACCGCCGGTCAGCGACGGAACCGAGATGCTCTACTCCTCGGGAACCACGGGGCGCCCCAAGGCTGTTCGGCGGCCACTGCCGACCGACGGTCAGGGGTCGTGGGCGCAGAAGGTGCTCGAATACTCACTGGGTCAGCGTTACGACCTGGACTCGTCGAGTGTGTATCTCTCGCCCGCGCCGCTATATCACGCGGCGGGCATCAACTACACGATGGCCGTGCACCGGGTGGGTGCTGCGTCGGTGCTGATGCGCAAGTTCGACGCCGAAGCGGTGCTGCGGCTCATCGAGAAGCATCGCGTCACACATGCGCAGTTCGTGCCGACGATGTTCGTGCGAATGCTCAAACTGCCCGAAACCGTCCGTACCGCATACGACTTGTCGAGCCTGCGATGCGTGATCCACGCCGCTGCGCCGTGCCCGGTCGACGTGAAGTACAAGATGATGGAGTGGATCGGTCCGATCATCCACGAGTACTACGGAGGGACAGAGGGTTTCGCAGGCACCGGGATCGGACCGGAGGAGTGGCTCGCGCACCCCGGCTCGGTCGGCAAGCCCATCACACCCGTGCACGTCCTGGACGACGACGGAGTCGAAGTTCCCACCGGCACCGCCGGGGAGCTGTTCTTCGAGGGTGGACCCGCGTTCGAATACTTCAAGGACCCCGAAAAGACCGCCTCGGTGTCCAACGACCGTGGCTGGCGATCGCTGGGGGACATGGGCTTCGTCGACGACGACGGCTACCTCTTCCTGACCGACCGGTCGACGTTCATGATCGTGTCCGGCGGGGTGAACATCTATCCGCAGGAGGTGGAGAACCTGCTGGTGATGCATCCGAAGCTTGTCGACGCCGCGGTGTTCGGCGTGCCCAACGACGAGTTCGGCGAGGAGGTCAAGGCGGTCGTCCAACCGATCGCGGGCCTCGATGCGGGACCGGCCCTGGAAGCAGAACTCATCGAGTACTGCCGCGCCCGTCTGGCCACCTACAAGTGCCCGCGCACCATCGAGTTCGACCCGGAGCTCCCCCGCGATCCCAACGGCAAGCTCTACAAGCGGCGCATTCGGGACCGCTACTGGCAGGGCCGCACGTCACGCATCGTGTGA
- a CDS encoding Zn-dependent alcohol dehydrogenase: protein MKSRAAILHDMGQQWSVEEFELDPPKAGEVLVEMAAAGLCHSDEHIRNGDMSASNEVMQAYGLPSMFPLIGGHEGAGVVLEVGAGVTDFAPGDHVVTSFVAVCSRCRWCNSGMEYICDMGAQVMIPGMPTDGTFRHHTTDGRNLGHLSKVGAFSKHTVVSPDSIVKIDPHLPLLPMALLSCGIPTGYGSAENRAKVRTGDTVVVIGVGGIGTGAIQGARINGAAQIIAVDPVEFKQKSALGFGATHSVASTEEAADLVRDLTSGVMADSVIVSPSLITEADVQPALSLTRKGGTCVLTGMTRQMTSSIGINLQEFILWNKSLVGTVFGSCNPRVDVPRFTKLYESGQLQLDEMITRRYRLEEINDGYRDQLNGEIVRGIIDFSLD, encoded by the coding sequence ATGAAGAGCCGCGCGGCGATCCTGCACGACATGGGCCAGCAGTGGTCGGTCGAGGAGTTCGAACTCGACCCGCCGAAGGCCGGCGAGGTGCTCGTCGAGATGGCGGCCGCCGGGCTCTGCCACTCCGACGAGCACATCCGCAACGGTGACATGTCGGCGTCCAACGAGGTGATGCAGGCGTACGGACTGCCGTCGATGTTCCCGTTGATCGGCGGTCACGAAGGCGCGGGTGTCGTCCTCGAGGTGGGTGCCGGCGTGACGGACTTCGCGCCCGGCGATCACGTGGTGACGTCCTTCGTCGCGGTGTGCAGCCGCTGCAGGTGGTGTAACTCCGGGATGGAGTACATCTGCGACATGGGTGCGCAGGTGATGATTCCCGGTATGCCCACCGATGGCACGTTCCGCCATCACACGACCGACGGTCGCAACCTCGGCCATCTGTCCAAGGTCGGCGCGTTCTCCAAACACACTGTCGTTTCTCCGGATTCGATCGTCAAGATCGATCCCCATCTGCCGCTGCTGCCGATGGCGCTGCTGTCGTGCGGCATCCCCACCGGCTACGGCTCCGCAGAGAACCGCGCCAAGGTGCGCACCGGTGACACCGTCGTGGTGATCGGCGTCGGGGGCATCGGCACCGGGGCCATCCAGGGCGCGCGCATCAACGGCGCCGCGCAGATCATCGCCGTCGATCCGGTGGAGTTCAAACAGAAGTCCGCGCTGGGATTCGGTGCGACCCACAGCGTCGCGTCCACCGAGGAGGCCGCCGACCTGGTCCGCGATCTGACGAGCGGGGTGATGGCCGACAGCGTGATCGTGTCGCCTTCGCTCATCACCGAGGCCGATGTCCAGCCGGCGCTGAGCCTGACGCGCAAGGGTGGCACCTGCGTGCTGACCGGGATGACGCGGCAGATGACGAGTTCCATCGGGATCAACCTGCAGGAGTTCATCCTGTGGAACAAGAGTCTCGTCGGGACCGTGTTCGGATCGTGCAATCCGCGGGTCGATGTCCCGCGGTTCACCAAGCTCTACGAGTCTGGTCAGCTTCAGCTCGATGAGATGATCACCCGGCGGTACCGCCTCGAGGAGATCAACGACGGCTATCGCGACCAGCTCAACGGTGAGATTGTCCGCGGCATCATCGATTTCAGCCTGGACTGA